From a region of the Dictyostelium discoideum AX4 chromosome 2 chromosome, whole genome shotgun sequence genome:
- a CDS encoding RING zinc finger-containing protein, with translation MDPFEFLECSICSEEVIDFAAIFSSNKKFGDKACKHNFCVSCLTYLMEYNTRNKKALCCPICREEFDGFIQNKTSSDLLKQARKLSSAQIFLKNENSKLNEEINLIKNERENEAIQYRDRIKQLEDSKSKQVQESTNIKSRIKEMENEIQSLEQARLLDLQNNQSKFDTQQQQILTLTQSYRESQSNYNDSNLRANELNNQIQKLYREIEGFKQHAQQQDNYIKDIDSEKQLLQQQLSTIEQSYDRKQSDLLNNTRLKDLQIAKLSDANQQLGTSLSKIEAECEHFKKLYKEIQEDANGGYQKNKNLESAIASLNIELSRSKSVIDSLNTNKRTLEKELEEMKLLYQFGRGTSISSSIAPPTIINTANKITNSSYNLINNSIGYFMGSKNYLNDITKPYKGFKIEEKRGNKTSQIHKVSIGNGCGHFVIKLIPTVSGTNVGNSYSKFIYNSIYSSTLAESEILLFREAMLLYKLNHNNILKLESITKDESSGKYYSVLSPFVPKDLEFILAENSQNFGGLGKISPTTLTFSDIKYIVYQLISVVHYLHTQDLVHRDLKPTSILLFDDYQIKLCSFGNAISVFTNFGNSITQPTYSNPSSYSYLSPEYICSVLDKENHSKLSNEIDWKAFDMWSIGCIFLELIYKKKLFNNLNLDNNNNNNNNNNNNNNNNNNNNNNNNNNNNNNNNNNNNNNNNNNNIESNFNNVNNSQQQQLYSVLNNISTYKESAPKNGNLYFKENHNIIIKSKVERDFNGANLPTDAYNLLCALLSFNPTTRIKANQAAFHKFFKDEPYYIHDSASVSPNKLEDLSSLLTDRNIKQFLKEKCSNLIQV, from the exons ATGGATCCTTTCGAATTTTTAGAATG cTCCATTTGCAGTGAGGAAGTAATAGATTTTGCTGCAATATTTTCATCTAATAAAAAGTTTGGTGATAAAGCATGTA aaCATAATTTTTGTGTTTCATGTTTGACCTATTTAATGGAGTATAATACAAGGAATAAGAAAGCATTATGTTGTCCAATTTGTAGAGAAGAATTTGATGGTTTCATTCAAAACAAAACATCAagtgatttattaaaacaagcAAGAAAATTATCATCTGctcaaatatttttaaaa aatgaaaatagtaaattaaatgaagaaattaatttaataaaaaatgaaagagAAAATGAAGCTATACAATATAGAGATAGaataaaacaattggaaGATAGTAAGAGTAAACAAGTTCAAGAGAGTACAAATATAAAGAGTCGAATTAAAGAGATGGAGAATGAAATTCAAAGTTTGGAGCAAGCAAGATTGCTTGATTTACAGAATAATCAAAGCAAATTTGacacacaacaacaacaaattctaACATTGACTCAAAGCTATAGAGAGTCTCaatcaaattataatgattCCAATCTCAGAGCCAATGAATTGAACAACCAAATTCAGAAACTCTACAGAGAGATCGAAGGTTTTAAACAACACGCTCAACAACAAGATAATTATATCAAGGATATCGATAGTGAGAAACAATtgttacaacaacaattgtCGACCATTGAGCAATCGTATGATCGTAAACAATCGGATCTATTGAATAACACACGTTTAAAGGATTTGCAAATTGCAAAGTTATCCGATGCAAATCAACAATTGGGTACATCTTTATCAAAGATTGAAGCTGAATGTgaacattttaaaaagttatatAAAGAGATTCAAGAGGATGCCAATGGTggttatcaaaaaaataaaaatttagagAGCGCAATAGCTTCcttaaatattgaattaagTAGATCCAAATCtgtaattgattcattaaatacaaataaacgTACATTGGAAAAAGAATTGGAAGAGATGAAATTACTCTATCAATTTGGTAGAGGTACTTCAATCTCTTCTTCAATAGCTCCACCAACAATCATCAATACtgcaaataaaattacaaattcatcttataatttaattaataatagtattggtTATTTTATGGGttccaaaaattatttaaatgatattacAAAACCATATAAag gttttaaaattgaagaaaaGAGAGGTAATAAAACATCACAAATTCATAAAgtttcaattggtaatggATGTGGTCATtttgtaattaaattaataccaACTGTGAGTGGTACAAATGTTGGTAATAGTTATTCaaagtttatttataatagtaTTTATTCAAGTACTTTAGCGGAATCAGAGATATTGTTATTTAGAGAGGCAATGTTATTATACAAATTAAATCATAACAATATACTAAAGTTAGAATCAATTACAAAGGATGAAAGTAGTGGTAAATATTATTCAGTACTCTCACCATTTGTGCCAAAGGATTTAGAGTTCATATTGGCAGAGAATTCTCAAAATTTTGGTGGCCTTGGTAAAATATCACCAACAACTTTGACATTCTCTGATATCAAATATATcgtttatcaattgatatcGGTTGTTCACTATTTACATACTCAAGATTTGGTACATAGAGATTTAAAACCAACCAGTATCCTATTGTTTGATGATTATCAAATTAAACTTTGTAGTTTTGGAAATGCAATTTCAGTTTTCACAAACTTTGGAAATTCAATCACACAACCAACTTATTCAAATCCTTCATCCTATAGTTATCTTTCACCAGAGTACATTTGTAGTGTTCTCGATAAAGAAAAccattcaaaattatcaaacgAAATCGATTGGAAAGCTTTTGATATGTGGTCAATTGGTTgtatatttttagaattaatttataaaaaaaaattatttaataatttgaatttagataataataataataataataataataataataataataataataataataataataataataataataataataataataataataataataataataataataataataataataataataataataatattgaatcaaatttcaataatgtaaataatagtcaacaacaacaactttattcagttttaaataatatttcaacaTATAAAGAATCGGCACCAAAGAATGGTAATTTATACTTTAAAGAAAATCATAATAtcattataaaatcaaaggTCGAAAGAGATTTTAATGGCGCAAATTTACCAACAGATGCCTATAATCTCCTTTGTGCACTTTTATCATTCAATCCAACAACAAGAATAAAGGCAAATCAAGCTGCTTTTCATAAATTCTTCAAAGATGAACCATATTATATTCATGATTCTGCATCCGTTTCACCAAATAAACTTGAAGATTTGTCATCTCTTCTCACTGAtagaaatattaaacaatttttaaaagaaaaatgttcaaatttaattcaagtttaa